A window of the Tunturibacter empetritectus genome harbors these coding sequences:
- a CDS encoding Gfo/Idh/MocA family protein: MSEFSRRRFLQTGSGLAMAAALPGTVMLGQEQAAPVASGDRVRFASIGVGIQGSQLLRNAVSLPQAQCVAACDLYDGRHTLAKEIAGANIKTTRRYQEILEDKDIEAVIVAVPDHWHKQITVDAIRAGKDVHCEKPMSHTIAEGEEMVAAVKGSKNFVQVGSQRVSSKVFAKAKELYDSGAIGEVHQVELQLGRNSPGGAWVYPPPLDLSPETLDWATWQGTAPKKTFDPIAFARWRAFHEYGTGMAGDLMVHLLSGMQFVTGINATPDRAYSIGGIYRWKDGRNMPDLMVTEFEYGNVAVTVRLTLGTETPEVTRVMGPKGVIEISNTNTVTLIPQLGVDRSPAYGINGFPAAMHAQYEKQWHAEHDAFLAEHPLDDTMMWKGPSWDELRPHLATFFDAVRSRKPVAEDVVFGHHAAAACQMANASYFEKKVITKKI, from the coding sequence ATGTCGGAGTTTTCGCGTAGAAGGTTTTTGCAGACGGGGAGTGGGTTGGCTATGGCGGCGGCTTTGCCCGGTACAGTGATGCTGGGGCAAGAGCAGGCGGCGCCGGTGGCGAGTGGGGACCGGGTGAGATTTGCGAGCATCGGGGTGGGGATCCAGGGATCTCAGTTGCTCAGGAACGCTGTGAGTCTGCCACAGGCGCAGTGTGTTGCGGCGTGCGATCTGTATGACGGGCGGCATACGCTGGCGAAGGAGATTGCGGGCGCGAATATCAAGACGACGCGGCGGTATCAGGAGATTCTGGAGGATAAGGATATCGAAGCGGTGATTGTTGCGGTGCCGGATCACTGGCATAAGCAGATCACGGTGGATGCGATTCGCGCGGGGAAGGATGTGCACTGCGAGAAGCCGATGTCGCACACCATCGCCGAGGGGGAGGAGATGGTGGCGGCGGTGAAGGGAAGCAAGAACTTTGTGCAGGTGGGGTCGCAGAGGGTGAGCTCGAAGGTGTTTGCGAAGGCGAAGGAGTTGTACGACTCGGGCGCGATTGGAGAGGTACACCAGGTGGAGCTGCAGCTGGGGAGGAACTCACCGGGTGGGGCTTGGGTGTATCCTCCGCCGCTGGATCTTTCGCCCGAGACGCTGGACTGGGCGACGTGGCAGGGGACTGCGCCGAAGAAGACGTTCGATCCGATTGCGTTTGCGCGGTGGCGTGCGTTCCATGAGTACGGCACGGGAATGGCTGGCGACTTGATGGTGCATCTGTTGAGTGGGATGCAATTTGTAACCGGGATCAATGCGACTCCGGATAGGGCTTACTCGATTGGGGGGATCTATCGCTGGAAGGATGGGCGGAATATGCCGGACCTGATGGTGACTGAGTTTGAGTATGGCAATGTAGCTGTGACGGTGCGGCTGACGCTGGGGACGGAGACGCCTGAGGTGACGCGGGTGATGGGGCCGAAGGGCGTGATTGAGATTTCGAATACCAATACTGTGACGTTGATTCCTCAGTTGGGGGTAGATCGATCGCCGGCTTATGGGATCAATGGGTTTCCGGCGGCGATGCATGCGCAGTATGAGAAGCAGTGGCATGCGGAGCACGATGCTTTTCTAGCGGAGCATCCGTTGGACGACACGATGATGTGGAAGGGGCCTTCATGGGATGAGCTGCGACCGCACCTGGCAACGTTCTTCGATGCGGTGAGATCGCGGAAGCCGGTGGCGGAGGATGTGGTGTTTGGGCACCATGCGGCAGCGGCTTGCCAAATGGCGAACGCTTCTTACTTTGAGAAGAAGGTGATTACGAAGAAGATTTAG
- a CDS encoding enoyl-ACP reductase FabI, producing MIDLKGKVAVVFGLANKRSIAWAIAQKLAEAGATLAICYQSERLQREAEELAADLPGAKTFRCDVSSDAEIDAVFEQFKTVYGKLDILIHSIGFAPNMKINNVLRTPREDFRIAHDISVYSLIALARAAEPLMAEGSSILTLTYYGAEKVFPNYNIMGVAKAGLESAVRYLASDLGAKKIRVNAISAGPIKTLAARGISDFTTILTAVEQRAPLHRNVDALEVGNTALFLSSDLASGITGEITFVDCGFNITGL from the coding sequence ATGATTGACCTCAAAGGCAAAGTAGCCGTCGTCTTCGGCCTCGCCAACAAACGCAGCATCGCGTGGGCCATCGCCCAGAAGCTCGCCGAAGCCGGCGCCACCCTCGCCATCTGTTATCAAAGCGAGCGTCTCCAGCGCGAGGCGGAAGAGTTAGCCGCCGATCTCCCCGGCGCCAAGACCTTCCGCTGCGACGTCTCCAGCGACGCAGAAATTGACGCCGTCTTCGAGCAGTTCAAAACCGTCTATGGCAAGCTCGACATTCTCATTCACTCCATTGGATTCGCACCCAACATGAAAATAAACAATGTCCTGCGAACTCCGCGCGAAGACTTCCGCATCGCTCACGACATCAGCGTGTACTCCCTCATCGCCCTCGCTCGCGCAGCCGAGCCTCTCATGGCCGAAGGAAGCTCCATCCTCACCCTTACCTACTACGGCGCCGAAAAAGTCTTCCCCAACTACAACATTATGGGCGTCGCCAAAGCCGGACTCGAATCCGCCGTCCGCTACCTCGCCTCAGATCTCGGCGCGAAGAAGATTCGAGTCAACGCCATCTCCGCCGGCCCCATCAAGACCCTCGCCGCGCGCGGCATCAGCGACTTCACAACCATCCTCACCGCAGTCGAGCAGCGCGCCCCACTCCATCGCAACGTCGACGCTTTAGAAGTCGGCAACACAGCCCTCTTCCTATCGAGCGACCTCGCCAGCGGCATCACCGGCGAAA